One genomic window of Mucilaginibacter sp. SJ includes the following:
- a CDS encoding YciI family protein, whose translation MDEFVLIFRHEDGTKVASPEQIQIWMKQTMDWIGGIAAQNKFVSGTGLPFADAKIVGHGGVVTNGPFGEIKETIGGFITVKAESVEEAVEFAKGCPVLQGDGNTVEVRKVAKNDGVH comes from the coding sequence ATGGACGAATTCGTTTTAATTTTCAGGCACGAGGACGGCACCAAAGTGGCTTCTCCCGAACAGATCCAAATCTGGATGAAACAAACTATGGACTGGATTGGCGGCATAGCTGCTCAAAACAAATTTGTGAGTGGCACTGGCTTGCCCTTTGCCGATGCCAAAATTGTAGGTCACGGCGGCGTAGTCACCAATGGCCCTTTCGGCGAGATCAAAGAAACGATAGGCGGTTTCATCACTGTAAAAGCCGAATCGGTTGAGGAAGCTGTGGAGTTTGCCAAAGGCTGCCCTGTTTTACAGGGCGATGGCAATACCGTTGAAGTACGGAAGGTTGCCAAAAATGATGGGGTGCATTAA
- a CDS encoding type II toxin-antitoxin system RelE/ParE family toxin, which produces MSYNIVFSSSALESFDAIKSQLQEQWGSKVVKDFEKRTLKVIDIISISPLIFQGIKNSAQIRKGFIHKNCSVFYQIKKDQIDILFFWDNRQEPLF; this is translated from the coding sequence ATGAGCTATAATATAGTTTTTTCTTCAAGTGCACTTGAATCATTTGATGCTATAAAATCGCAATTACAAGAACAATGGGGTTCTAAAGTAGTCAAAGACTTTGAAAAGCGAACTCTTAAAGTAATTGATATAATTAGTATATCACCACTCATATTTCAAGGGATAAAAAACTCAGCTCAAATAAGAAAGGGCTTTATTCATAAAAATTGTTCTGTATTTTACCAAATAAAGAAAGATCAGATCGATATTCTCTTCTTTTGGGATAATAGGCAAGAGCCGCTTTTCTAA
- a CDS encoding DUF2683 family protein translates to MEAYVVYPSKAQEKVMKAFFEALNIPFEKKEEETLPPHVIEGIAKGQADIEAGRSISLEEFKKRLTISE, encoded by the coding sequence ATGGAAGCATACGTTGTATACCCCTCAAAAGCCCAGGAAAAAGTTATGAAGGCATTTTTTGAGGCGCTAAATATTCCTTTCGAAAAAAAAGAAGAAGAAACATTACCACCTCATGTAATCGAAGGTATTGCTAAAGGGCAGGCAGATATTGAGGCTGGACGCAGTATAAGTTTGGAAGAATTTAAAAAACGGCTCACGATATCTGAATGA
- the rpsJ gene encoding 30S ribosomal protein S10 — protein sequence MSQRIRIKLKSYDYNLVDKSAEKIVKTVKPTGAVVSGPLPLPTEKKIFTVLRSPHVNKKAREQFQLCSYKRLLDIYSSNSKTVDALMKLELPSGVEVEIKV from the coding sequence ATGAGCCAAAGAATCAGGATCAAATTGAAATCTTACGATTACAACCTGGTAGACAAATCTGCCGAGAAAATCGTAAAAACAGTAAAGCCAACAGGCGCTGTAGTTAGCGGACCACTTCCGTTACCAACCGAAAAGAAAATCTTCACCGTATTACGTTCACCACACGTAAACAAAAAAGCACGTGAGCAATTCCAACTTTGCTCATACAAACGCTTATTAGACATTTACAGCTCTAACTCAAAAACTGTAGATGCCCTGATGAAGCTTGAATTGCCAAGCGGTGTTGAGGTTGAGATCAAAGTTTGA
- the fusA gene encoding elongation factor G produces the protein MSRDLKYTRNIGIAAHIDAGKTTTTERILYYAGVSHKIGEVHEGAATMDWMAQEQERGITITSAATTVNWKYRNHNYHMNIIDTPGHVDFTVEVNRSLRVLDGLVFLFSAVDGVEPQSETNWRLANNYNVPRIGFVNKMDRSGADFLNVVKQVKEMLGSVAIPLQLPIGAEDQFKGVVDLINFRGIVWNEHDKGMTFTEVPIPADMLDEATEWREKLLEAVAEFDDSLMEKFFEDPTTITEREVLDALRQATLAGKIVPMTCGSSFKNKGVQTMLDYVMELMPSPLDSKGVVGTNPDTGAEILVKPDVKEPFAALAFKIATDPFVGRLCFIRVYSGNLDAGSYVYNMRSESKERISRIFQMHANKQNPIPNVGAGDIAAVVGFKDIKTGDTLCDEKHQLVLESMVFPEPVIGLAIEPKTQADVDKLGIALGKLAEEDPTFRVQTDQDTGQTVISGMGELHLDILMDRLKREFKVEVNQGAPQVAYKEAITGTIQHRETYKKQTGGRGKFADIQVVISPADDNKEGLQFVNEIVGGSIPREFIPSVEKGFKAAMDNGVLAGYPLTSLKVRLIDGSFHAVDSDALSFEIAARSAYREALPKCKPVLLEPIMKIEILTPEENMGDVIGDMNRRRGQLQGMDTRNGAQVIKAMVPLSEMFGYVTQLRTITSGRATSTMEFDHYADAPRNVQDEVVAKSKGRKQVAID, from the coding sequence ATGTCAAGAGATCTAAAATATACAAGAAACATTGGTATTGCCGCTCACATTGATGCTGGTAAAACTACCACTACCGAGCGTATCCTTTACTATGCTGGTGTAAGCCACAAAATTGGTGAGGTACACGAAGGTGCCGCTACTATGGACTGGATGGCCCAGGAGCAGGAGCGTGGTATCACCATCACTTCGGCTGCAACAACCGTAAACTGGAAATACCGTAACCATAACTATCACATGAACATTATTGATACCCCGGGTCACGTGGACTTTACCGTAGAGGTAAACCGTTCATTACGTGTACTTGATGGTTTGGTGTTCTTATTCAGCGCGGTTGACGGTGTTGAGCCTCAGTCAGAAACTAACTGGCGTTTGGCTAACAACTACAACGTTCCGCGCATTGGTTTCGTTAACAAAATGGACCGTTCTGGTGCCGATTTCTTAAACGTGGTAAAACAGGTTAAAGAAATGTTGGGCAGCGTTGCTATCCCATTGCAGTTACCTATCGGTGCTGAAGACCAGTTTAAAGGTGTGGTTGATTTGATCAACTTCCGTGGTATTGTTTGGAATGAGCATGATAAAGGTATGACCTTTACCGAAGTGCCTATCCCTGCCGATATGCTCGACGAAGCTACTGAGTGGAGAGAGAAATTATTGGAAGCGGTTGCTGAGTTTGATGACTCTTTAATGGAGAAATTCTTTGAAGATCCTACAACCATCACTGAGCGCGAAGTTTTAGACGCTTTACGTCAGGCTACTTTGGCCGGTAAAATCGTCCCGATGACTTGCGGTTCATCTTTCAAAAACAAAGGTGTACAAACCATGCTCGACTATGTAATGGAGTTAATGCCTTCACCTCTTGATTCAAAAGGTGTTGTTGGTACTAACCCTGACACCGGTGCCGAAATTTTGGTTAAACCAGATGTAAAAGAACCATTTGCAGCATTAGCATTTAAAATTGCTACCGACCCGTTTGTAGGTCGTTTGTGCTTCATCCGTGTTTACTCTGGTAACCTTGATGCAGGTTCATACGTGTACAACATGCGTTCAGAAAGCAAAGAACGTATCAGCCGTATCTTCCAGATGCATGCTAACAAGCAAAACCCTATCCCTAACGTGGGTGCAGGTGATATTGCTGCGGTAGTAGGCTTTAAAGATATCAAAACAGGTGATACCCTTTGCGATGAGAAACATCAGTTGGTTCTTGAGTCGATGGTATTCCCTGAGCCGGTTATCGGTTTGGCAATTGAGCCTAAAACTCAGGCCGACGTTGATAAATTAGGTATCGCTTTAGGTAAACTGGCAGAAGAGGATCCAACTTTCCGCGTACAAACAGATCAGGATACTGGTCAAACAGTTATCTCTGGTATGGGTGAGTTACACCTGGATATTTTGATGGACCGTTTAAAACGCGAGTTTAAAGTGGAAGTTAACCAGGGTGCTCCTCAGGTAGCTTACAAAGAAGCTATCACCGGTACTATCCAACACCGTGAAACTTACAAGAAACAAACTGGTGGTCGTGGTAAATTCGCGGATATTCAGGTTGTTATCTCTCCAGCCGACGATAACAAAGAAGGCTTGCAGTTTGTTAACGAGATTGTTGGTGGTTCAATCCCACGTGAGTTTATCCCATCTGTTGAAAAAGGCTTCAAAGCCGCTATGGACAATGGTGTACTTGCAGGTTACCCGCTTACAAGCTTAAAAGTTCGTTTGATTGATGGTTCATTCCACGCAGTCGATTCGGACGCGTTATCATTTGAGATCGCTGCCCGTTCTGCTTACCGCGAAGCATTGCCAAAATGTAAACCGGTATTGCTTGAGCCAATCATGAAAATCGAGATCTTAACCCCTGAAGAAAACATGGGTGATGTTATCGGTGACATGAACCGTCGTCGTGGCCAGTTGCAAGGTATGGACACCCGTAACGGTGCACAGGTAATCAAAGCTATGGTACCACTTTCTGAAATGTTTGGTTACGTAACTCAATTACGTACTATCACTTCGGGCCGTGCAACTTCAACTATGGAGTTTGACCACTACGCTGATGCACCTCGTAACGTACAGGACGAAGTTGTTGCCAAATCAAAAGGCCGCAAACAAGTTGCTATCGACTAA
- the rpsG gene encoding 30S ribosomal protein S7 yields MRKSKPKKRIILPDPKFNDTLVTRFVNNMMYDGKKSTAYSIFYNAVEIVEKKTSENGLETWKKALNNVMPAVEVKSRRVGGANFQVPTEVRPERKIALGMKWLISYARRRGEKTMMEKLAGEIISAAKGEGAAVKKKEDTHKMAEANKAFSHFRF; encoded by the coding sequence ATGAGAAAGTCAAAACCAAAAAAGAGAATTATCCTTCCTGATCCAAAGTTCAATGATACTTTGGTAACAAGGTTTGTAAACAACATGATGTATGATGGTAAAAAATCAACCGCATACTCTATTTTTTACAACGCTGTTGAAATTGTTGAGAAAAAAACAAGCGAAAACGGCTTAGAAACCTGGAAAAAAGCTTTGAACAATGTAATGCCCGCTGTTGAAGTAAAAAGCCGCCGTGTAGGTGGTGCTAACTTCCAGGTACCTACAGAGGTTCGTCCTGAGCGTAAAATAGCTTTAGGTATGAAATGGTTAATCAGCTATGCACGTCGTCGTGGTGAAAAAACCATGATGGAGAAATTAGCCGGCGAGATCATATCAGCAGCTAAAGGCGAAGGTGCCGCTGTTAAGAAGAAAGAAGATACGCACAAAATGGCTGAGGCTAACAAAGCGTTTTCACACTTCAGATTTTAA
- the rpsL gene encoding 30S ribosomal protein S12, with translation MPTIQQLVRKGRVALVDKSKSPALDSCPQRRGVCTRVYTTTPKKPNSAMRKVARVRLTNGKEVNAYIPGEGHNLQEHSIVLIRGGRVKDLPGVRYHIIRGALDTSGVAGRNQRRSKYGTKRPKPGQVAAAPTKGKKK, from the coding sequence ATGCCTACTATTCAGCAATTAGTTAGAAAAGGTAGAGTAGCTCTGGTTGACAAGAGTAAGTCACCAGCGTTGGACAGCTGTCCACAGCGAAGAGGCGTGTGCACCCGTGTGTACACCACTACCCCTAAAAAACCAAACTCAGCAATGCGTAAAGTTGCCCGTGTGCGCTTAACCAACGGTAAAGAAGTAAACGCTTATATCCCTGGTGAAGGTCACAACTTACAGGAGCACTCTATCGTTTTGATCCGTGGTGGTCGTGTTAAAGACTTACCAGGTGTACGTTACCACATCATCCGTGGTGCACTGGATACATCAGGTGTAGCTGGCCGTAACCAACGCCGTTCAAAATATGGTACCAAACGTCCTAAACCAGGTCAGGTAGCAGCAGCGCCAACAAAAGGTAAAAAGAAATAA
- a CDS encoding cysteine-rich CWC family protein has protein sequence MPKHEIIRCERCQTAFECKANSFTKCQCSTVQLTINEVQYVSELYDGCLCANCLLIIQQEYRESMGLV, from the coding sequence ATGCCCAAACACGAAATCATCCGTTGCGAACGCTGCCAAACAGCTTTTGAATGTAAAGCCAATTCATTCACCAAGTGCCAGTGCAGTACCGTGCAGCTCACTATTAACGAGGTGCAATATGTAAGCGAACTGTATGACGGGTGTTTGTGTGCTAATTGTTTGCTTATCATTCAGCAAGAGTATCGGGAAAGTATGGGGTTGGTTTGA
- a CDS encoding ribonucleoside-diphosphate reductase subunit alpha: protein MFVVKRDGRRESVKFDKITARIEKLCYGFQLVDPIDVAKKVIEGLFDGVTTSELDNLAAETAASLTTKHPDYALLASRIAVSNLHKNTIKSFSETMRLLHEYVDKKTGKDASLIADDVYEVIKENAELLDSTIIYDRDFGFDYFGFKTLEKSYLLKIDGKIAERPQHLFMRVSVGIHKHDIESAIKTYHLMSERWFTHATPTLFNAGTPKPQMSSCFLLTMKDDSIEGIYDTLKQTAKISQSAGGIGLSIHNVRATGSYISGTNGTSNGIIPMLRVFNDTARYVDQGGGKRKGAFAVYLEPWHADIFEFLDLRKNHGKEEMRARDLFYALWVSDLFMQRVEANEDWSLFCPHEAPGLADCWGKEFEELYVKYEKEGRQRRTVKAQELWFAVLDAQVETGTPYLLYKDAANGKSNQQNLGTIKSSNLCTEIIEYTDANEVAVCNLASLALPRYINNGAFDHDKLYEVTYQATINLNRIIDGNYYPVKEAEYSNLRHRPIGLGVQGLADTFIQLRMPFESDEAKKLNIEIFETIYFAAMTASKDMAIKDGAYETFKGSPLSQGKFQFDLWGVKPESGRWDWENLRLDVMNHGVRNSLLVAPMPTASTSQILGNNECFEPYTSNIYTRRVLSGEFIVVNKYLLRDLVNLGLWSTSMKDKIISANGSIQEIPEIPADIKALYKTVWEIKMRSIIDMAADRGAYICQSQSLNLFINSPNASKLTSMHFYAWKKGLKTGMYYLRTQAASQAVKFTVENQGGKNMDPVIPAVVDAVADEIPAGPTCSMEEGCVTCSA from the coding sequence ATGTTTGTAGTAAAAAGAGACGGAAGAAGAGAATCCGTAAAATTTGACAAGATCACCGCACGTATTGAAAAACTGTGCTATGGGTTTCAATTAGTTGACCCCATTGATGTGGCTAAAAAGGTAATTGAAGGTTTATTTGATGGCGTAACCACCTCCGAGCTGGATAACCTGGCTGCCGAAACCGCCGCTTCATTAACCACCAAGCATCCTGATTATGCTTTGTTAGCTTCACGTATCGCGGTATCAAACCTGCACAAAAACACCATCAAATCGTTTTCTGAAACCATGCGCCTCCTGCATGAGTATGTTGACAAGAAAACAGGTAAAGATGCCTCGCTTATCGCTGATGATGTTTATGAGGTAATTAAAGAAAATGCCGAGCTGCTTGACAGTACCATCATTTATGACCGCGATTTTGGTTTTGATTACTTCGGTTTTAAAACCCTCGAAAAATCATACCTGCTAAAGATAGACGGCAAAATTGCCGAACGCCCTCAACATTTATTCATGCGTGTATCGGTGGGTATCCACAAACACGATATTGAAAGCGCTATCAAAACTTACCATTTAATGAGCGAGCGCTGGTTTACGCATGCTACGCCTACCTTATTTAATGCAGGTACGCCGAAACCACAAATGTCATCATGTTTCCTGTTAACCATGAAAGATGACAGCATTGAAGGTATCTATGATACATTGAAACAAACTGCCAAAATTTCACAAAGTGCAGGTGGTATTGGTTTAAGCATCCACAATGTAAGGGCTACAGGTTCATACATCAGCGGCACCAACGGTACAAGCAATGGTATCATTCCAATGTTGCGTGTATTTAATGATACTGCACGTTATGTTGATCAGGGCGGTGGTAAACGTAAAGGCGCTTTTGCTGTTTACTTAGAGCCATGGCATGCTGATATCTTTGAATTTTTGGATCTGCGTAAAAACCACGGTAAAGAAGAAATGCGCGCCCGCGACTTATTCTACGCCCTTTGGGTATCTGACCTGTTCATGCAGCGCGTTGAAGCCAATGAAGACTGGAGCTTATTTTGCCCGCACGAAGCACCGGGCTTAGCCGATTGCTGGGGCAAAGAATTTGAAGAGCTGTACGTTAAATACGAAAAAGAAGGCCGTCAGCGTCGTACAGTAAAAGCACAGGAACTTTGGTTTGCAGTGCTTGATGCACAGGTTGAAACCGGTACGCCATACTTATTATATAAAGATGCTGCCAACGGTAAATCAAACCAGCAAAACCTGGGTACCATTAAAAGCTCAAACCTTTGTACCGAGATCATCGAGTATACCGATGCAAACGAGGTAGCTGTTTGTAACCTGGCTTCATTAGCATTACCACGTTACATCAACAATGGTGCTTTTGATCATGATAAACTGTACGAAGTAACTTACCAGGCAACTATCAACCTTAACAGGATCATTGATGGCAACTACTACCCGGTTAAAGAAGCTGAATACTCAAACCTACGTCACCGTCCTATCGGTTTAGGTGTACAGGGCTTGGCTGATACTTTCATTCAACTGCGTATGCCGTTTGAAAGTGATGAAGCTAAAAAACTAAACATCGAGATCTTCGAAACCATCTACTTTGCAGCAATGACAGCTTCAAAAGATATGGCTATAAAAGATGGCGCTTATGAAACATTCAAAGGCTCACCATTGTCACAAGGTAAATTCCAGTTCGATCTGTGGGGTGTAAAACCAGAAAGCGGCAGGTGGGATTGGGAAAACCTGCGTTTAGATGTAATGAACCACGGCGTACGCAACTCATTATTAGTTGCACCGATGCCAACTGCTTCAACATCACAGATTTTAGGTAACAACGAATGCTTTGAACCCTATACTTCAAACATTTACACCCGCCGTGTATTGAGCGGTGAATTCATTGTAGTAAACAAATATTTGCTGCGTGACTTAGTAAACCTTGGTTTGTGGAGCACCAGCATGAAAGATAAGATCATCAGCGCAAACGGTTCAATCCAGGAAATTCCTGAGATTCCTGCTGATATCAAAGCATTGTACAAAACTGTTTGGGAGATCAAGATGCGCAGCATCATTGATATGGCTGCCGACAGGGGTGCATACATTTGCCAGTCACAATCACTGAACCTGTTCATCAACTCGCCAAATGCTTCGAAGCTAACTTCAATGCACTTCTACGCATGGAAAAAAGGCTTGAAAACAGGTATGTATTACCTGCGTACACAAGCTGCATCGCAAGCGGTTAAATTTACAGTTGAAAACCAGGGCGGTAAAAACATGGATCCGGTTATCCCGGCCGTTGTTGACGCCGTTGCCGACGAAATTCCGGCAGGTCCAACCTGCTCAATGGAAGAAGGCTGCGTGACTTGCTCGGCGTAA